ACACCGGGGTATCCGGGCGGGTGGGATACCCCGACATCCTTGAACCCGTGTTGACCTTGCCGTGGTCGGGGTCGTCGGGTGGCCCGGGTCGCGTTGCGGGCGGGTGCGACCCGGGAGATCGGGCTGGGTCGCTAGCGTGGCGGGGTGACCACCGACCCGCTCGCGCCCCTGCTCGCGCTCGCCGATATCGCCGCCGCTGTGGAACAGGCCCGCGAGCGGTTCGACCGGGCGCTCGGGCACCGTGCGCTGCGCCGGCACGGTGGCCAGGTCGCGGCCGAGGTCAGCCTCCGCTCCGCGGTGGCCAGCGCCGCCCTGGAGGGGTCCGCGCACGAACGCGAGGCGGTCCGCGCCGGCACTGTCACCGACCCCGTGCTCCAGGGGGCGCTGCGGGTCGCCGGGGCGCTGCCCGGCCTGAGCGAGCTGTGGCCGAAGGCCCCCCGGCAGGCTCTCGCGAAGCTGCACGTGCTCGCCGCCCGGGACATGGTGTCGGAAGCCGAGCTGGGCCGCCCGGTGGCCGACCCGGTGGTCGCCGCCCGGCTGGACGGGCTGGCTGGGCTGGTTGCTGGCGGTTCGAAGGTCTCCCCGTTGGTGCTCGCCGCCGTCGTACACGGGGAGTTGCTGAACCTGCGCCCGTTCGCCGGGCCGTCCGGCGTGGTGGCACGGGGTGCCGCCCGGCTGGTGCTGCTCGCCAGCGGCCTCGACCCGCGCGGCCTGCTCGCCGTCGACGTCGGGCACCGCGAGCGGGAGCCCGAGTACGTCGGCTCGGCCGGTGCCTTCGCCACCGGCACCCCGGACGGGCTGCGCTCCTGGCTACGCCACTACATGGCAGCCGTCGAGGTCGGCGCCGACCAGCTCCCCACCATCGGCGACGAGATCCTAGCCGCCGCCTGAACGAGGCCAGCCCGACCAAAGCCCCCGACCCTGCCCGCCCTGCCGCCTCGGGGCGTCGATCATGGAGTTGTGGTGCCTCACAAAAGGCGCGAGAGGGACGAATACGCCCACCACGAGTCCATGATCGACCCGGGAGTGGGGGATGCGGGGGGTTAGGCGGTGGTGGCGGCGCGGGTGCGACGGTGGCGGCCGTACCACGCGATGCCGATGGCCACGCCCACGCCCACGCCCAGGGCTGCCGCGGCGACCGGGACCGCCGGCCGCTCCCGTAGGCGTCGGCCCAGCGGGATCGGGTGCCGGAACTCCAGCACCGGCCACGCGTTCTCCGAAGCCAGTTTGCGCAGCTGCCGGTCCGGGTTGACCACACTCGGGTGGCCAACACACTCCAAGAGCGGGCGATCGCTGTACGAGTCGGAGTAGGCGTACGAGTCGGCCAGGTCGTAACCCCGGGCGGCGGCCAACTCGCCGACCGCCTCGACCTTGCGCGGACCGGCCGCGTAGAACTCGACCTCGCCGCTGTACCGGCCGTCCCGAACCGTCATCCGGGTGGCGATCACGTCGGTCACCCCGAGCAGCTCGCCGATCGGCCGGACCATCTCCTCGCCGGACGCCGACACCAGCAC
The window above is part of the Micromonospora sp. LH3U1 genome. Proteins encoded here:
- a CDS encoding oxidoreductase, which translates into the protein MTTDPLAPLLALADIAAAVEQARERFDRALGHRALRRHGGQVAAEVSLRSAVASAALEGSAHEREAVRAGTVTDPVLQGALRVAGALPGLSELWPKAPRQALAKLHVLAARDMVSEAELGRPVADPVVAARLDGLAGLVAGGSKVSPLVLAAVVHGELLNLRPFAGPSGVVARGAARLVLLASGLDPRGLLAVDVGHREREPEYVGSAGAFATGTPDGLRSWLRHYMAAVEVGADQLPTIGDEILAAA
- a CDS encoding HAD family hydrolase, coding for MGRSAAFFDLDKTVIAKSSALAFGRPFYRDGLITRRDVVKSAYAQLMFRLGGTDEQTMARTRDYLAALCKGWQVEQVRQIVAETLHELINPYVYAEAAALIEEHQAAGRDVVLVSASGEEMVRPIGELLGVTDVIATRMTVRDGRYSGEVEFYAAGPRKVEAVGELAAARGYDLADSYAYSDSYSDRPLLECVGHPSVVNPDRQLRKLASENAWPVLEFRHPIPLGRRLRERPAVPVAAAALGVGVGVAIGIAWYGRHRRTRAATTA